The proteins below come from a single Arthrobacter crystallopoietes genomic window:
- a CDS encoding FAD-dependent monooxygenase: MNLSPQHGSTPSGPRIAVLGGGIGGLAAAAFLYRAGLHATVFEQAPALGAVGAGLVVSPNAVRLIRRLGHLESLLEKAVPLEVGWEFRRWESGEVLSAEQLTGRCEELYGERTYVAHRVDLLESLIVAVPEEWLRLGKRCIGVTQYSEVAELKFDDDTTFSADVVIGADGVHSVVRGAIAEAEPAQYSGMCAYRAIVPAEAAPEFARRPAQTLWIGPDHHLVHYPISSGTAVNLVAFAPAGDFTEESWSTKATIEEFLDEFAGWDPRLTDLIRAAGIPGRWALLDRAPLTQWSHGRITLLGDAAHPMFPFFAQGAAQAIDDAAVLAQCLTLDPDNPENALKAYEQLRIERTTKVQQLSHARKDINHLPDGPAQQERDAALAQGDPLVKNAWLYGYDAESWVKEEHAPTAGPERD; encoded by the coding sequence ATGAATCTGTCACCTCAGCACGGTAGTACGCCAAGTGGACCGCGCATCGCAGTACTTGGCGGCGGCATCGGCGGACTCGCCGCGGCCGCTTTCCTGTATAGGGCAGGCTTGCACGCCACTGTGTTCGAGCAGGCTCCGGCCCTCGGAGCAGTGGGCGCCGGCCTGGTTGTCTCGCCCAACGCAGTGCGCCTGATCCGCAGGCTCGGCCACCTCGAGTCCTTATTGGAGAAAGCGGTCCCGCTTGAGGTGGGCTGGGAATTCCGTCGCTGGGAAAGCGGCGAGGTCCTCTCAGCTGAGCAGCTCACCGGCCGATGCGAGGAGCTCTACGGTGAACGAACCTACGTGGCTCACCGCGTTGATCTGCTGGAGTCCCTCATAGTTGCAGTGCCGGAGGAATGGCTCCGTCTCGGAAAGCGCTGCATCGGCGTCACGCAGTATTCGGAGGTCGCGGAGCTAAAGTTCGATGACGACACTACCTTCAGCGCCGACGTTGTTATTGGCGCGGACGGCGTGCACTCGGTGGTCCGCGGCGCAATAGCCGAAGCCGAGCCCGCACAGTACTCGGGCATGTGCGCGTACCGGGCGATCGTACCGGCTGAAGCCGCCCCCGAGTTCGCCCGCCGCCCCGCACAGACGCTGTGGATTGGGCCAGACCATCACCTAGTGCACTACCCGATCTCCAGCGGCACGGCAGTCAACCTGGTCGCCTTTGCCCCGGCCGGCGACTTTACTGAGGAATCATGGAGCACCAAAGCAACCATTGAAGAGTTCCTCGATGAATTCGCCGGCTGGGATCCACGGCTGACGGACCTTATCAGAGCCGCAGGTATACCCGGGCGCTGGGCGCTGTTGGACCGTGCCCCGTTGACGCAGTGGTCGCATGGCCGGATCACGTTGCTTGGCGATGCCGCCCATCCGATGTTCCCATTCTTTGCCCAAGGCGCCGCCCAGGCCATCGACGATGCTGCTGTTCTGGCACAGTGCCTGACATTGGACCCGGATAACCCGGAAAATGCGTTGAAAGCCTACGAACAATTGCGCATCGAACGGACCACAAAGGTTCAACAGCTCAGCCACGCCCGTAAGGACATCAACCATCTGCCGGATGGTCCTGCTCAGCAGGAGCGCGACGCCGCCCTGGCTCAAGGCGATCCACTGGTCAAGAATGCCTGGCTTTACGGCTATGACGCTGAATCATGGGTCAAGGAAGAACATGCCCCGACTGCGGGCCCAGAGCGAGACTGA